The genomic segment GAAAATCTCCGCGCTTGATGATACTATTGGGTTGTTATTCCTGTCCCGATTCTCTCTTATAAATATATTAATCAGAATCGGGAAGGAAACCATAAGCGCAGTACATCATTTAAAATTGAGTATAAACAAAAAAAGGAGCAGGCGTAATGGGCATGACATTTGCCGAAAAGGTTCTTGCCGTAAAATCGGGGAATAAAGAAGTTGTCCCGGGGCAGATTGTAACTGTTAAACCGGATCATCTTCTGACCCACGATAACACGTCGGCAATAATCGGGAAAATAAGCGATGAACTTGACAAATACGGAGTAGTGAGGGATGACCTGTCAATTATTGTGCTTGATCATGTTATTCCTGCAGCATCGGAAAAGGATGCGACAAACCACAAGAAGATTCGTACTTTTGTTAAGAAGCATCATCTGAAAAACTTTTTTGATGTAGGAGAAGGCATCTGCCATCAGATTGTTTATGAAAAAGGATTTGCAAAACCGGGATCTGTCATTCTCGGTTCGGATTCCCACACCTGCTCTTACGGTGCTGTAGGCGCTTTCGCATCAGGTATTGACCGCACTGAAGCTGCGTCAATTATGCTTACAGGCGAGACCTGGCTTAAGGTTCCGCCCACAATAAAAATAACATTAAAAGGCAGTCTGAAATATCCGGCATCTGCAAAAGATCTTATTCTTACTATTATAGGTACAATCAGCGCAGACGGAGCAGGATACAAAGCTGTTGAGTTTCACGGAGATGTGAGCAGTCTTTCAATGGATGAGAGATTTACAATTGCCAACATGGGCGTTGAAATGGGTGCAAAGGTTACTGTGTTCCCTGTTGACGAGACTGCAAAAGAGTTCTTTTCATCAAATAACATCTCCTTTTCACAGAATGATGCAGTTTGGGCAGATCCTGATGCTGAGTACGAAAGGGAGCTGACCTTTAATCTTGATGAAATTAAACCTGTGGTTGCGGCTCCTCATACTGTTGACAATCTAAAATCCATAAAAGATGTTGAGGGAACTCCCATTGACCAGTGCTTTATAGGTACATGCACAAACGGGAGGCTTTCAGATATTAAAATTGCAGCATCAATTCTTAAAGGCAAAAAAATATCTCCTGATACAAGACTCCTGATTTTGCCTGCTTCAAGAAAGATATTAAGAGAAGCCATGGCAAAGGGTTACATTGATACGTTAATTGAAGCGGGAGCTCTGCTTCTGCCTCCAGGGTGCGGCCCGTGTCTTGGCGCACATCAGGGAGCTCTTGCTCCGGGAGAGAAATGTCTTTCAACTGCAAACCGTAATTTTAAAGGCAGAAT from the bacterium genome contains:
- a CDS encoding 3-isopropylmalate dehydratase large subunit, with product MGMTFAEKVLAVKSGNKEVVPGQIVTVKPDHLLTHDNTSAIIGKISDELDKYGVVRDDLSIIVLDHVIPAASEKDATNHKKIRTFVKKHHLKNFFDVGEGICHQIVYEKGFAKPGSVILGSDSHTCSYGAVGAFASGIDRTEAASIMLTGETWLKVPPTIKITLKGSLKYPASAKDLILTIIGTISADGAGYKAVEFHGDVSSLSMDERFTIANMGVEMGAKVTVFPVDETAKEFFSSNNISFSQNDAVWADPDAEYERELTFNLDEIKPVVAAPHTVDNLKSIKDVEGTPIDQCFIGTCTNGRLSDIKIAASILKGKKISPDTRLLILPASRKILREAMAKGYIDTLIEAGALLLPPGCGPCLGAHQGALAPGEKCLSTANRNFKGRMGCKEAEIFLASPATVAVSAIYGKITDPGKEAE